A genomic region of Homalodisca vitripennis isolate AUS2020 chromosome 5, UT_GWSS_2.1, whole genome shotgun sequence contains the following coding sequences:
- the LOC124361885 gene encoding translation machinery-associated protein 16 homolog isoform X1, with translation MNDHLFIGSVTVKTKKGVSAASLSHPNSRKVQQLTKQVKKDAARKKAKMLHQMKLNLVGEKFLWFRDNLPQDKALDHDVIASVITQYIRRFDEELEQIALKHSIGGQRKNRQHASREDVIKLTKLQEEKEFETAGIELPNLLEPSQVEMLRKWNGELRFLQNFKLRRFSQQFLKKGSAKSRPASPVETRESNNTIKTSQSHNKDNKTISDSVESMETDVGENK, from the exons ATGAATGACCATCTCTTCATTGGGAGTGTCACA GTTAAGACAAAAAAAGGAGTATCAGCAGCTAGTCTCTCGCATCCCAACTCCCGCAAAGTTCAACAGCTGactaaacaagtaaaaaa agaTGCTGCTAGGAAGAAGGCAAAAATGCTTCATCAAATGAAGTTAAATCTAGTGGGTGAAAAATTCCTGTGGTTTCGAGACAACCTGCCCCAAGATAAAGCATTGGACCATGATGTTATTGCAAGTGTAATTACACA ATATATAAGAAGATTTGACGAAGAATTAGAGCAAATCGCATTGAAACATTCAATTGGTGGTCAACGTAAAAATAGACAACATGCTAGCAGGGAGGATGTTATAAAACTGACTAAATTACAGGAAGAAAAGGAGTTTGAGACAGCTGGGATAG AACTTCCCAATCTTCTTGAGCCATCCCAAGTTGAAATGCTTCGCAAGTGGAATGGTGAGCTAAGAttcttacaaaatttcaaactgaGGAGATTTTCTCAACAGTTTCTGAAGAAAGGAAGTGCTAAAAGCAGACCTGCAAGTCCTGTTGAAACAAGAGAGAGTAACAACACTATTAAAACTAGTCAATCCCATAATAAGGACAATAAAACCATTAGTGATTCAGTTGAAAGTATGGAGACAGATGTAggtgaaaataaatag
- the LOC124361885 gene encoding translation machinery-associated protein 16 homolog isoform X2, with protein sequence MVKTKKGVSAASLSHPNSRKVQQLTKQVKKDAARKKAKMLHQMKLNLVGEKFLWFRDNLPQDKALDHDVIASVITQYIRRFDEELEQIALKHSIGGQRKNRQHASREDVIKLTKLQEEKEFETAGIELPNLLEPSQVEMLRKWNGELRFLQNFKLRRFSQQFLKKGSAKSRPASPVETRESNNTIKTSQSHNKDNKTISDSVESMETDVGENK encoded by the exons ATG GTTAAGACAAAAAAAGGAGTATCAGCAGCTAGTCTCTCGCATCCCAACTCCCGCAAAGTTCAACAGCTGactaaacaagtaaaaaa agaTGCTGCTAGGAAGAAGGCAAAAATGCTTCATCAAATGAAGTTAAATCTAGTGGGTGAAAAATTCCTGTGGTTTCGAGACAACCTGCCCCAAGATAAAGCATTGGACCATGATGTTATTGCAAGTGTAATTACACA ATATATAAGAAGATTTGACGAAGAATTAGAGCAAATCGCATTGAAACATTCAATTGGTGGTCAACGTAAAAATAGACAACATGCTAGCAGGGAGGATGTTATAAAACTGACTAAATTACAGGAAGAAAAGGAGTTTGAGACAGCTGGGATAG AACTTCCCAATCTTCTTGAGCCATCCCAAGTTGAAATGCTTCGCAAGTGGAATGGTGAGCTAAGAttcttacaaaatttcaaactgaGGAGATTTTCTCAACAGTTTCTGAAGAAAGGAAGTGCTAAAAGCAGACCTGCAAGTCCTGTTGAAACAAGAGAGAGTAACAACACTATTAAAACTAGTCAATCCCATAATAAGGACAATAAAACCATTAGTGATTCAGTTGAAAGTATGGAGACAGATGTAggtgaaaataaatag